A DNA window from Camelina sativa cultivar DH55 chromosome 17, Cs, whole genome shotgun sequence contains the following coding sequences:
- the LOC104758844 gene encoding serine/threonine-protein kinase BRI1-like 1, with protein MKQKWLLVLILCFFTTSLVMSKHLINSDLDETALLMAFKQLSVKSDPSNVLGNWKYESGRGSCSWRGVSCSDDGRIVGLDLRNGGITGTLNLVNLTALPNLQNLYLQGNYFSSSSIGGDWSGSDCYLQALDLSSNSISDYSTVDYVFSRCSNLVSVNFSNNKLAGKLGFSPSSSLKSLTTVDLSYNILSEKIPESFISDLPASLKYLDLTHNNLSGDFSDLSFGICGNLTFLSLSQNNISGDKFPITLPNCEFLETLNISRNNLAGKIPGGEYWGGFQNLRHLSLAHNRFSGEIPPELSLLCKTLEVLDLSGNALSGELPPQFAACVSLQNLNLGNNYLSGDFLTTVVSKITGITYPYVAYNNISGSVPISLTNCSNLRVLDLSSNGFTGDVPSGFCSLQSSPVLEKILIANNYLSGTVPMELGKCKNLKTIDLSFNELTGPIPKEVWMLPNLTDLVMWANNLTGSIPEGVCVKGGNLETLILNNNLLTGSIPESISRCTNMIWISLSSNRLTGTIPSGIGNLSKLAILQLGNNSLSGNVPRQLGNCKSLIWLDLNSNSLTGDLPGELASQAGLVMPGSVSGKQFAFVRNEGGTDCRGAGGLVEFEGIRAERLERFPMVHSCPATRIYSGMTMYTFSANGSMIYFDISYNGVSGFIPPGYGNMGYLQVLNLGHNRITGTIPDSLGGLKAIGVLDLSHNDLQGYLPGSLGSLSFLSDLDVSNNNLTGPIPFGGQLTTFPVTRYANNSGLCGVPLRPCGSAPRRPITSRVHAKKQTVATAVIAGIAFSFMCLVMLIMALYKVRKVQKKEQKRDKYIESLPTSGSCSWKLSSVPEPLSINVATFEKPLRKLTFAHLLEATNGFSAETMIGSGGFGEVYKAQLRDGSLVAIKKLIRVTGQGDREFMAEMETIGKIKHRNLVPLLGYCKVGEERLLVYEYMKWGSLETVLHEKSSKKGGIFLNWAARKKIAIGAARGLAFLHHSCIPHIIHRDMKSSNVLLDEDFEARVSDFGMARLVSALDTHLSVSTLAGTPGYVPPEYYQSFRCTAKGDVYSYGVILLELLSGKKPIDPGEFGEDNNLVGWAKQLYREKRGTEILDPELVTEKSGDAELFNYLKIASQCLDDRPFKRPTMIQVMAMFKELKTDTEEDESLDEFSLKETPLVEESRDKEP; from the exons ATGAAGCAAAAATGGCTGCTTGTGttgatcctctgtttcttcacgACTTCTCTTGTGATGAGCAAACACCTAATCAACTCCGACTTGGACGAAACTGCTCTTCTAATGGCGTTCAAGCAACTCTCTGTGAAATCTGATCCCAGCAACGTTCTTGGTAACTGGAAATACGAATCCGGTCGCGGTTCATGTTCTTGGCGAGGCGTTTCTTGCTCTGACGACGGTCGTATCGTCGGATTAGATCTCCGAAACGGTGGAATCACCGGAACCCTAAACCTAGTTAACCTCACTGCGTTGCCTAATCTCCAGAATCTTTACCTGCAAGGAAACtatttctcctcttcctctataGGAGGAGACTGGTCTGGTTCTGATTGTTATCTTCAAGCTCTGGATTTGTCTTCCAACTCGATCTCAGACTATTCTACGGTGGATTACGTTTTCTCGAGATGCTCGAATCTGGTTTCTGTGAATTTCTCAAACAACAAGCTCGccggaaaattagggttttctccgTCGTCGTCTTTAAAGAGCTTGACGACTGTTGATCTCTCTTACAATATCTTATCGGAGAAGATCCCGGAGAGTTTTATCTCTGATTTACCGGCGTCGTTGAAGTATCTTGATCTCACTCACAACAACTTATCCGGCGACTTCTCCGATTTAAGTTTCGGGATCTGTGGGAATCTCACCTTCTTGAGCCTTTCACAGAACAATATCTCCGGCGATAAGTTCCCGATTACTCTACCGAACTGTGAATTCCTCGAGACGTTGAACATCTCTCGGAACAATCTCGCCGGAAAAATCCCCGGCGGAGAATATTGGGGAGGTTTTCAGAACCTGAGACACCTCTCTCTAGCTCACAACCGTTTCTCCGGCGAAATCCCACCGGAGCTTTCTCTACTCTGCAAAACACTAGAGGTTCTTGATCTCTCCGGAAACGCTCTCTCCGGCGAGCTTCCTCCACAGTTCGCCGCCTGCGTCTCGTTACAGAACCTTAACCTCGGAAACAACTACCTCTCCGGCGATTTCTTGACCACCGTCGTGAGTAAAATCACCGGAATCACTTACCCATACGttgcttacaacaacatctCAGGCTCTGTTCCCATATCACTCACCAACTGTTCAAATCTTCGTGTTCTTGATTTAAGCTCAAATGGTTTCACCGGAGATGTACCGTCTGGTTTCTGCTCTCTGCAAAGCTCGCCGGTTCTTGAAAAGATTCTCATAGCCAACAACTACCTCTCAGGAACAGTTCCTATGGAGCTTGGTAAATGCAAGAACTTAAAAACGATTGATCTCAGCTTCAATGAGCTCACTGGTCCGATTCCGAAAGAGGTATGGATGTTACCTAATCTGACTGATTTGGTCATGTGGGCGAACAATCTCACTGGAAGTATACCAGAAGGTGTTTGTGTTAAAGGTGGAAACTTGGAAACTCTCATCCTCAACAACAATCTCTTAACCGGTTCTATCCCTGAATCGATTTCGAGATGCACCAACATGATCTGGATCTCTCTTTCAAGCAACCGTTTGACCGGTACAATCCCTAGCGGAATCGGTAATCTTTCCAAGTTAGCAATCTTGCAGCTCGGGAACAATTCTTTGTCCGGGAACGTTCCACGCCAGCTAGGGAACTGCAAGAGCTTGATTTGGCTCGATCTTAACAGCAACAGTTTAACTGGGGACCTCCCGGGTGAGCTGGCTAGTCAGGCCGGGTTAGTGATGCCAGGGAGTGTTTCAGGTAAACAGTTTGCGTTTGTTAGGAACGAAGGTGGAACAGACTGTAGAGGTGCAGGAGGGTTAGTAGAGTTTGAAGGTATTCGTGCGGAGCGGTTAGAGCGGTTTCCAATGGTTCATTCGTGTCCTGCGACAAGAATATACTCGGGCATGACAATGTACACGTTCTCAGCTAATGGAAGCATGATCTACTTTGACATCTCGTACAATGGGGTTTCAGGTTTTATACCTCCTGGTTATGGTAACATGGGCTATCTCCAGGTCTTGAATCTGGGACATAACCGGATAACCGGAACCATCCCGGATAGTCTTGGAGGATTGAAAGCGATTGGTGTTCTTGATCTATCTCACAATGATCTTCAAGGCTACTTACCCGGATCGCTGGGATCGCTTTCTTTCCTCAGTGATCTCGATGTGTCTAACAACAACCTCACCGGTCCAATCCCATTTGGAGGTCAGCTTACAACCTTCCCTGTCACAAGATACGCAAACAACTCTGGTCTGTGTGGTGTTCCTTTGCGTCCATGCGGTTCAGCTCCTCGTCGGCCCATTACCTCCCGTGTCCATGCAAAGAAGCAAACTGTTGCAACCGCTGTGATTGCTGGAATCGCGTTTTCTTTCATGTGCCTTGTGATGCTAATCATGGCGCTTTACAAAGTTAGGAAAGTTCAGAAAAAGGAACAGAAGAGGGATAAATACATTGAGAGCCTTCCAACTTCCGGAAGTTGTAGCTGGAAGCTCTCTAGTGTCCCTGAACCGCTTAGCATCAACGTTGCTACGTTCGAAAAGCCTCTGAGAAAGCTTACTTTCGCGCATCTTCTTGAAGCTACAAACGGGTTTAGCGCAGAGACTATGATCGGATCTGGTGGGTTTGGAGAAGTCTACAAGGCTCAACTCAGAGACGGATCTCTTGTAGCAATCAAGAAGTTGATTCGGGTGACGGGACAAGGTGATAGAGAGTTCATGGCTGAGATGGAAACAATTGGGAAAATCAAACACAGAAACCTTGTTCCGCTTTTGGGATATTGCAAGGTTGGTGAAGAGAGGCTTCTTGTCTACGAATACATGAAATGGGGAAGCTTAGAAACCGTTCTTCACGAGAAATCATCCAAGAAAGGTGGAATATTTCTTAATTGGGCCGCAAGGAAGAAGATAGCGATTGGAGCTGCAAGAGGGCTAGCGTTTCTGCACCATAGCTGTATTCCTCACATAATCCACAGAGACATGAAGTCGAGCAATGTTCTTCTAGATGAAGATTTCGAAGCACGTGTCTCGGACTTCGGGATGGCGAGGCTGGTCAGCGCTCTAGACACGCATCTGAGCGTGAGCACGCTCGCGGGTACACCAGGATACGTTCCACCGGAATATTACCAGAGTTTCCGGTGTACAGCCAAAGGGGATGTT TACAGCTACGGAGTGATACTTCTTGAGCTTCTATCCGGTAAGAAACCCATTGATCCAGGGGAGTTTGGGGAAGATAATAACCTCGTCGGGTGGGCAAAACAGCTctatagagagaaaagaggaacTGAGATTCTTGATCCGGAGCTTGTGACCGAGAAATCAGGCGATGCTGAGCTATTTAATTACTTGAAGATCGCGTCTCAATGCTTGGATGATCGACCGTTTAAGCGGCCGACAATGATTCAAGTGATGGCAATGTTCAAAGAGCTTAAGACTGACACAGAAGAAGACGAAAGTCTCGATGAGTTTTCGCTTAAGGAAACTCCGTTGGTGGAAGAGTCCCGAGATAAGGAGCCTTAG
- the LOC104758845 gene encoding chloride channel protein CLC-f-like isoform X1 — MSSAGAGEYNEDRHLLRSTGVEDGIGGEDGDLDVESQSPAVRSGAGGVRDLFKHLDRRFSLSGRRLSFKRMENNRVDRERHNPSSSSSAFSAGEEDGGGGISNLHNVDDRNDEYGFDEEVLGDSAPPEWALLLIGCLIGVAAGICVAGFNKGVHVIHEWAWAGTPNEGAAWLRLQRLADTWHRILLIPVTGGVIVGMMHGLLEILDQIRQSTSSQRQGLDFLAGIYPVIKAIQAAVTLGTGCSLGPEGPSVDIGKSCANGFALMMENNRERRIALTAAGAASGIASGFNAAVAGCFFAIETVLRPLRAENSPPFTTAMIILASVISSTVSNALLGTQSAFTVPSYDLKSAAELPLYLILGMLCGAVSVVFSRLVTWFTKSFDFIKEKFGLPAIVCPALGGLGAGIIALKYPGILYWGFTNVEEILHTGKSASAPGIWLLAQLAAAKVVATALCKGSGLVGGLYAPSLMIGAAVGAVFGGSAAEIINRAIPGNAAVAQPQAYALVGMAATLASMCSVPLTSVLLLFELTKDYRILLPLMGAVGLAIWVPSVANQGKESDLSEGRNTGRGYSSLSPAERKTEGVWRHTDNVDSLELTVMENPDHKSFLDEETILEDLKVLRVMSKNYVKVTPGTTLREARNILKDSHQNCLMVVDEDEFLAGILTHGDIRRYLSNNVSTILDEDTCPVSSVCTKNITYRGQERGLLTCYPDATVGVAKELMEARGVKQLPVVKRGEVIHKGKRRKLLGLLHYDSIWTFLRDEMSRRRSINDRRKDKEVGANGH, encoded by the exons ATGTCATCGGCAGGAGCCGGAGAGTATAACGAAGATAGGCATCTGTTGCGATCCACCGGCGTTGAAGACGGCATTGGAGGAGAAGATGGTGATCTCGATGTTGAATCTCAGTCTCCGGCTGTCAGAAGTGGAGCTGGAGGAGTTAGGGATCTGTTTAAGCATCTGGATCGGAGATTTTCACTCTCAGGGCGTCGTTTAAGCTTCAAACGGATGGAGAATAACAGAGTCGATAGAGAGCGCCACAATccgtcctcttcttcttccgcgTTTTcggctggagaagaagatggcggTGGTGGTATCAGTAATTTACATAACGTCGATGATCGAAATGACGAGTACGGGTTTGATGAGGAAGTGCTCGGAGATAGTGCTCCACCTGAGTGGGCTCTGCTTCTCATCGGATGTCTTATAGGTGTTGCCGCTGGGATTTGTGTCGCCGGCTTCAACAAAGGG GTTCATGTCATTCATGAGTGGGCATGGGCTGGTACTCCCAACGAAGGTGCTGCATGGCTTCGTCTACAGAGACTAGCTGACACTTGGCACCGGATTCTTCTAATTCCGGTCACTGGGGGTGTTATAGTAGGGATGATGCACGGTTTGCTCGAGATCTTAGACCAAATCAGGCAATCCACTTCTTCTCAGAGACAGGGACTAGATTTTCTTGCTGGTATTTATCCAGTGATTAAGGCCATCCAAGCTGCTGTGACCCTTGGTACAGGATGTTCACTGGGTCCTGAGGGACCTAGTGTCGACATTGGAAAGTCTTGTGCCAATGGTTTTGCACTCATGATGGAAAACAACAGAGAAAGGAGAATAGCTCTCACTGCTGCTGGTGCGGCTTCTGGGATTGCATCTG GTTTCAATGCAGCAGTGGCAGGTTGTTTCTTTGCTATTGAGACCGTTTTAAGACCTCTACGTGCCGAGAACTCGCCTCCGTTTACCACTGCAATGATTATATTGGCCTCTGTTATATCTTCGACTGTGTCAAATGCACTGCTTGGGACTCAATCAGCTTTTACAGTTCCCTCATACGATCTGAAGTCCGCTGCAG AGCTCCCTCTATACCTGATATTAGGCATGCTTTGCGGTGCTGTCAGTGTTGTTTTTTCTCGCCTTGTCACGTGGTTTACCAAGTCATTCGACTTCATCAAAGAGAAATTTGGTCTTCCTGCTATTGTGTGCCCTGCACTGGGTGGTTTAGGAGCTGGAATTATTGCACTCAAGTACCCGGGTATTTTGTATTGGGGGTTTACAAATGTTGAGGAAATCCTGCACACTGGAAAGAGTGCTTCAGCTCCTGGAATCTGGTTATTAGCTCAGTTAGCCGCAGCCAAAGTTGTGGCTACAGCTCTTTGCAAAGGCTCTGGACTTGTTGGTGGTCTGTATGCACCAAGTTTGATGATTGGTGCTGCTGTTGGTGCCGTGTTTGGGGGTTCGGCTGCTGAGATTATTAACAGAGCTATTCCTGGTAATGCTGCTGTTGCTCAACCACAAGCTTACGCTCTG GTTGGAATGGCAGCGACACTAGCTTCCATGTGCTCTGTGCCCTTAACATCAGTATTACTGCTGTTCGAGCTAACAAAAGATTACAGAATTTTGCTTCCCCTCATG GGAGCGGTTGGTTTAGCTATATGGGTTCCTTCTGTGGCAAACCAAGGCAAAGAGAGTGATTTATCTGAAGGTCGCAACACAGGAAGAGGATACTCTTCTCTTTCACCTGCGGAGCGTAAAACCGAAGGTGTCTGGAGACACACGGATAATGTTGACTCTCTTGAGCTCACCGTCATGGAGAACCCTGACCATAAATCCTTTTTGGATGAAGAAACTATTTTGGAGGACTTAAAGGTTCTGCGGGTTATGTCAAAGAACTACGTGAAGGTTACTCCGGGAACAACTCTAAGAGAAGCAAGAAATATCCTTAAAGACAGCCACCAAAACTGCCTTATGGTGGTCGATGAAGATGAATTTCTAGCCGGGATCCTAACACACGGCGACATCAGAAGATACTTGTCAAATAACGTCTCTACAATCTTAGAT GAGGATACATGTCCGGTTTCTTCAGTGTGTACTAAGAATATAACATACCGAGGCCAAGAACGCGGTTTGCTTACTTGTTATCCAGACGCGACGGTTGGTGTAGCCAAAGAGTTGATGGAGgcaagaggtgtgaaacaattACCTGTCGTAAAACGAGGTGAAGTAATTCACAAAGGGAAAAGAAGGAAACTGCTTGGCCTTCTTCATTATGACTCTATTTGGACTTTtctcag AGATGAAATGAGTCGTAGGAGATCGATCAACGACCGGAGAAAAGACAAAGAGGTTGGTGCAAACGGGCATTGA
- the LOC104758845 gene encoding chloride channel protein CLC-f-like isoform X2: MMHGLLEILDQIRQSTSSQRQGLDFLAGIYPVIKAIQAAVTLGTGCSLGPEGPSVDIGKSCANGFALMMENNRERRIALTAAGAASGIASGFNAAVAGCFFAIETVLRPLRAENSPPFTTAMIILASVISSTVSNALLGTQSAFTVPSYDLKSAAELPLYLILGMLCGAVSVVFSRLVTWFTKSFDFIKEKFGLPAIVCPALGGLGAGIIALKYPGILYWGFTNVEEILHTGKSASAPGIWLLAQLAAAKVVATALCKGSGLVGGLYAPSLMIGAAVGAVFGGSAAEIINRAIPGNAAVAQPQAYALVGMAATLASMCSVPLTSVLLLFELTKDYRILLPLMGAVGLAIWVPSVANQGKESDLSEGRNTGRGYSSLSPAERKTEGVWRHTDNVDSLELTVMENPDHKSFLDEETILEDLKVLRVMSKNYVKVTPGTTLREARNILKDSHQNCLMVVDEDEFLAGILTHGDIRRYLSNNVSTILDEDTCPVSSVCTKNITYRGQERGLLTCYPDATVGVAKELMEARGVKQLPVVKRGEVIHKGKRRKLLGLLHYDSIWTFLRDEMSRRRSINDRRKDKEVGANGH; encoded by the exons ATGATGCACGGTTTGCTCGAGATCTTAGACCAAATCAGGCAATCCACTTCTTCTCAGAGACAGGGACTAGATTTTCTTGCTGGTATTTATCCAGTGATTAAGGCCATCCAAGCTGCTGTGACCCTTGGTACAGGATGTTCACTGGGTCCTGAGGGACCTAGTGTCGACATTGGAAAGTCTTGTGCCAATGGTTTTGCACTCATGATGGAAAACAACAGAGAAAGGAGAATAGCTCTCACTGCTGCTGGTGCGGCTTCTGGGATTGCATCTG GTTTCAATGCAGCAGTGGCAGGTTGTTTCTTTGCTATTGAGACCGTTTTAAGACCTCTACGTGCCGAGAACTCGCCTCCGTTTACCACTGCAATGATTATATTGGCCTCTGTTATATCTTCGACTGTGTCAAATGCACTGCTTGGGACTCAATCAGCTTTTACAGTTCCCTCATACGATCTGAAGTCCGCTGCAG AGCTCCCTCTATACCTGATATTAGGCATGCTTTGCGGTGCTGTCAGTGTTGTTTTTTCTCGCCTTGTCACGTGGTTTACCAAGTCATTCGACTTCATCAAAGAGAAATTTGGTCTTCCTGCTATTGTGTGCCCTGCACTGGGTGGTTTAGGAGCTGGAATTATTGCACTCAAGTACCCGGGTATTTTGTATTGGGGGTTTACAAATGTTGAGGAAATCCTGCACACTGGAAAGAGTGCTTCAGCTCCTGGAATCTGGTTATTAGCTCAGTTAGCCGCAGCCAAAGTTGTGGCTACAGCTCTTTGCAAAGGCTCTGGACTTGTTGGTGGTCTGTATGCACCAAGTTTGATGATTGGTGCTGCTGTTGGTGCCGTGTTTGGGGGTTCGGCTGCTGAGATTATTAACAGAGCTATTCCTGGTAATGCTGCTGTTGCTCAACCACAAGCTTACGCTCTG GTTGGAATGGCAGCGACACTAGCTTCCATGTGCTCTGTGCCCTTAACATCAGTATTACTGCTGTTCGAGCTAACAAAAGATTACAGAATTTTGCTTCCCCTCATG GGAGCGGTTGGTTTAGCTATATGGGTTCCTTCTGTGGCAAACCAAGGCAAAGAGAGTGATTTATCTGAAGGTCGCAACACAGGAAGAGGATACTCTTCTCTTTCACCTGCGGAGCGTAAAACCGAAGGTGTCTGGAGACACACGGATAATGTTGACTCTCTTGAGCTCACCGTCATGGAGAACCCTGACCATAAATCCTTTTTGGATGAAGAAACTATTTTGGAGGACTTAAAGGTTCTGCGGGTTATGTCAAAGAACTACGTGAAGGTTACTCCGGGAACAACTCTAAGAGAAGCAAGAAATATCCTTAAAGACAGCCACCAAAACTGCCTTATGGTGGTCGATGAAGATGAATTTCTAGCCGGGATCCTAACACACGGCGACATCAGAAGATACTTGTCAAATAACGTCTCTACAATCTTAGAT GAGGATACATGTCCGGTTTCTTCAGTGTGTACTAAGAATATAACATACCGAGGCCAAGAACGCGGTTTGCTTACTTGTTATCCAGACGCGACGGTTGGTGTAGCCAAAGAGTTGATGGAGgcaagaggtgtgaaacaattACCTGTCGTAAAACGAGGTGAAGTAATTCACAAAGGGAAAAGAAGGAAACTGCTTGGCCTTCTTCATTATGACTCTATTTGGACTTTtctcag AGATGAAATGAGTCGTAGGAGATCGATCAACGACCGGAGAAAAGACAAAGAGGTTGGTGCAAACGGGCATTGA
- the LOC104758846 gene encoding pentatricopeptide repeat-containing protein At1g55630-like has protein sequence MNGVIHSGKSVVVRKAYRFLFTSRKFCNGSSIGGDVTEEPMKITWESSEMDCGVFEEEEEEHGEKISVRRSFLESAKLGASRVLDTLQQDCPGFNTKSALDELNVTISGLLVREVLVGILRTLSYDNKPRCAKLAYKFFLWCGGQESFRHTANCYHLLMKIFAECGEYKAMCRLIDEMIKDGYPTTARTFNLLICTCGEAGLARDVVEQFIKSKTFNYRPFKHSYNAILHSLLGVKQYKLIDWVYEQMLEDGFSPDVLTYNTVMFANFRLGKTDRLYRLLDEMVKDGFSPDLYTYNILLHHLATGNKPLAALNLLNHMREVGIEPGVIHFTTLIDGLSRAGKLEACQYFMDEMVKVGCTPDVVCYTVMITGYISGGQLEKAEEMFKEMTEKGQLPNVFTYNSLIRGFCMAGKFKEACSLLKEMESRGCNPNFVVYSTLVNNLRNAGKLLEAHEVVKDMVEKGHYAHLISKLKKYRRS, from the coding sequence ATGAACGGTGTTATTCATTCCGGTAAAAGTGTTGTAGTCCGTAAAGCTTATCGATTTCTCTTCACATCGAGGAAGTTTTGCAATGGTAGTAGCATCGGTGGTGATGTAACCGAAGAGCCTATGAAGATAACATGGGAATCTTCTGAGATGGATTGTGGGGTttttgaggaggaggaggaggaacatGGTGAGAAAATCTCTGTAAGGAGAAGTTTTTTGGAGAGTGCTAAGCTCGGTGCGTCTCGTGTTCTCGATACTTTACAGCAAGATTGTCCCGGTTTCAATACGAAATCAGCTTTAGATGAGTTGAATGTTACAATCTCAGGGCTTTTGGTTAGAGAGGTTCTCGTTGGGATCTTAAGGACACTGAGCTATGATAATAAGCCTAGGTGTGCTAAGTTAGCTTACAAGTTCTTTTTATGGTGTGGTGGACAAGAGAGTTTCAGGCATACGGCGAATTGTTATCATTTGCTTATGAAGATATTTGCAGAGTGTGGTGAGTATAAAGCCATGTGCAGGCTGATTGATGAGATGATCAAAGATGGTTATCCAACTACAGCACGCACGTTTAATCTGCTGATATGTACTTGCGGTGAAGCAGGCCTTGCTAGGGATGTCGTGGAGCAGTTCATCAAGTCGAAAACTTTCAACTACCGACCTTTCAAACACTCTTATAACGCTATTTTGCATTCTTTGCTTGGGGTGAAACAGTACAAGCTGATTGATTGGGTTTACGAGCAGATGTTAGAAGACGGGTTTTCCCCGGATGTTCTCACTTACAATACTGTAATGTTTGCAAACTTTAGGTTAGGGAAAACAGATAGGCTTTACAGATTGCTTGATGAAATGGTTAAAGACGGGTTTTCTCCTGATTTGTATACATACAATATTCTCCTCCACCATTTAGCAACAGGGAACAAGCCTCTCGCTGCTCTTAACCTGCTAAATCATATGAGGGAAGTAGGAATAGAGCCTGGTGTGATCCATTTCACTACTCTGATAGATGGGCTGAGCCGAGCTGGGAAGTTGGAAGCTTGCCAATACTTTATGGACGAAATGGTGAAAGTTGGGTGCACGCCGGATGTTGTTTGCTACACTGTTATGATTACAGGGTATATTTCAGGCGGGCAGCTCGAGAAAGCTGAGGAGATGTTCAAAGAGATGACGGAAAAGGGGCAACTCCCGAATGTTTTCACGTACAATTCCTTGATCCGCGGGTTTTGTATGGCGGGAAAGTTCAAAGAGGCGTGCTCGTTGCTCAAGGAAATGGAGTCAAGAGGGTGTAACCCTAATTTTGTTGTGTATAGTACTCTGGTGAACAATCTAAGAAACGCAGGGAAGCTTTTAGAGGCTCACGAGGTAGTCAAGGACATGGTGGAGAAAGGGCATTATGCCCATTTAATTTCAAAGCtgaaaaaatatagaagatcctag
- the LOC104758847 gene encoding PRA1 family protein G1-like → MLAPVETLPITVEGTSLSAVDVISMSMHNLIASVSSYRPWWSEFLALGYIDRPVSFSSAVSRVKLNLRHFSVNYFLLTAASVTLFLIGDPTSLLTVASFAIMWLLLYFYRDHPLVLCGRHINDRVIALGLILGSLSALWFANCLQSLVLGIAASFLLCLVHAVVRNSDDLFVQEKDVVVPSSFLHWS, encoded by the coding sequence ATGTTAGCACCGGTGGAGACTCTTCCAATCACGGTGGAGGGGACAAGTCTCTCTGCCGTTGATGTCATCTCCATGTCGATGCATAATCTAATAGCTTCTGTTTCTAGCTACCGTCCATGGTGGTCTGAATTCCTAGCATTAGGTTACATCGACCGTCCGGTCTCTTTCTCCTCCGCTGTTTCGCGCGTTAAACTCAACCTCCGCCATTTTTCGGTTAACTACTTTCTATTAACAGCAGCTTCGGTCACACTCTTCTTGATCGGTGATCCGACTTCTCTTCTCACCGTTGCCTCCTTTGCAATCATGTGGCTGCTTCTATATTTCTATCGAGACCATCCATTGGTCTTGTGCGGTCGACATATTAACGACCGTGTGATCGCCCTCGGGTTGATCCTTGGCTCGCTTTCGGCATTGTGGTTCGCAAACTGCCTCCAAAGTCTGGTCCTTGGCATCGCTGCGAGCTTCCTGCTTTGTTTGGTCCACGCCGTCGTACGGAATTCAGACGACCTTTTTGTACAAGAAAAAGATGTTGTTgttccttcctcttttcttcattGGAGCTGA